GGCACGGCCGGGCTCCACGAGCGTCGGCGGCAGCTCCGAGAACTCGGCGTACGACATCCCCGAGTAGTCGGTCGCGGCCGGGGCGGCGGCGGGGGCGGTCAGGGCCGAGCGGGGGTCGGCGGCGTCGTAGGGCATGGGGGTCCTCCGTGTCGGTGGGCTGGGGGCGGGCTCAGGCGTCGAGACGAGCCCGGATGTCGTCGACGAGCGAGGTCGCGGCGCCGCGCAGGATCCCGGCGTCGTTCGCGACCATCACGTAGGCGAAGCCGCGGCGGGCCGCCGCCTCGACCTGCTCGGGCGTCTGCACGGCCGTGCCGACGGGGATTCGGTGGCGGGCGGCGGTCTCGAGCAGCCGGTCGACGGCCGCCTGGATGACGGGGTCGCCGGCCGGCATCCCGCTCGAGAGCTGGAGATCGCCCATGCCGAGGAACGCGCCCGTGAGGTGGGGGACGGCGAGGATCTCGGGCGCCGCGCGGAGCCCGTCGAGGTCCTCGATCTGCACCGCCCGCAGCGCGTCGTCGCCGCGGGCGAGGTACTCCTCGAGCCCGATCCCGCCCCAGGCGCCGGCACGCGAGGTGCTGCCGTTGCCGCGGGTGCCGCGGGGCGAGAAGGTCATGGCGCTCGCGGCGGCCGCCGCCTCCTCCGGGGTCTCGACCCTGGGCACCAGGATGCCGTCGACACCCGAGTCGAGCAGTCGCTGGAGGTGGCTGCCGGAGCGGTCCGGCACGCGGACGAGCACCTGGAGGCCGAGGCCCTGCGCGACGACCGTCGCCGCGTACGCCGACGGGAGGTCGAGCGGCGCGTGCTCGAGGTCGATGACGATGAAGTCGAACCCCGCCAGCGCGAGGATCTCGACCGTCTCGAGCGAGGGGATCTTGGCCCACGTGCCGACGAGCGCCCGGTCGGCCTCGCGCAGCGCGCGTGCGAAGCCGGGACGGCGTCCGACGCTCATGACTCGAGCCCGAGGAGGCGGGCGGGCGTCCGCTGCACCATGAGCGCGAGATCCTCCTCGGCGACGCCCAGCTGGAGAAGCCGGCCGAGGAGCCCGCGGTAGCCCTCGACGGGCAGCGGGTTGCCGACCTGGCCGAGATCGGAGCCGAGGATGGTGTGCTCGGGTCCCAGGGCGCGGATCCAGTCGACCAGCTGCTCGGCCGGGAAGATGTGGTCGCGGTGGTACATCGCGATCTCGTGCTCGACGACGGCGCCGAGCTCGATCATCTCGGCGAGCTGCTCGCGCCCGATGTCGGAGACGAAGTCGGGGTGGCTGACGACGATCCGGTCGTGCCCCAGCCCGTGGGCGGTGCGCACGACGGCGAGCGCCGACGCCGAGTCGAGGTGCCCGGTCGAGACGATCGCGCCCGCGTCGCGCGCCTGCTCGATGATCGCGCCCACCTCGGGCCGGACCTCGCCG
The Homoserinibacter sp. YIM 151385 DNA segment above includes these coding regions:
- a CDS encoding HpcH/HpaI aldolase family protein, with the protein product MSVGRRPGFARALREADRALVGTWAKIPSLETVEILALAGFDFIVIDLEHAPLDLPSAYAATVVAQGLGLQVLVRVPDRSGSHLQRLLDSGVDGILVPRVETPEEAAAAASAMTFSPRGTRGNGSTSRAGAWGGIGLEEYLARGDDALRAVQIEDLDGLRAAPEILAVPHLTGAFLGMGDLQLSSGMPAGDPVIQAAVDRLLETAARHRIPVGTAVQTPEQVEAAARRGFAYVMVANDAGILRGAATSLVDDIRARLDA
- a CDS encoding DUF6282 family protein, with protein sequence MTVIDDLLDGAVDLHCHSGPSPMPRRITHVEAAQQAADAGFRAILVKCHYHDTVTDVLSMAPQLEGLPTAVYGGIALNSVNGGLNPWATDRSFRMGGRMVWFPTISSRIHLAHAEAHAETKAHFQPLGMLQSEEVAVVDGDGEVRPEVGAIIEQARDAGAIVSTGHLDSASALAVVRTAHGLGHDRIVVSHPDFVSDIGREQLAEMIELGAVVEHEIAMYHRDHIFPAEQLVDWIRALGPEHTILGSDLGQVGNPLPVEGYRGLLGRLLQLGVAEEDLALMVQRTPARLLGLES